One Panicum virgatum strain AP13 chromosome 9K, P.virgatum_v5, whole genome shotgun sequence genomic region harbors:
- the LOC120647309 gene encoding protein SHOOT GRAVITROPISM 6-like isoform X3 yields MSFMNSVFELLIKVWTGSRDLKVRSSSVEALGEMVGLVTRSQLKSALPRIIPTMLDLCRKDQEVAFVASHSLHNLLNASLLSESGPPLLDFEELTVILVTLLPLVSVNNGKDEHYASKGLKTYNELQRCFLVIGLAYPEDLCMFLLNKCKSKDEASIVGALSTIKHLLPRLLESWHTKQAPLVEIVKSLLEHQSLAIRMTLAELIVVMASHCYLSGQPAELAVEFLVRHSAITDEDLNDLGTLKNEYFQDKRFEMKVSLAGLAELRAICEKGLLLLAITIPEMELVLWPFILKLIIPKKYTGAVATVCKCITELCRHKLSQTNPLYTEFNASNETPNPEDLFARLVVLLHNPLARGQLATQILTVLCYLGPLFPRNLSLFWQDEVPKMKAYISDPEDLKQDSTYQEIWDDMIINFLSESLDVVNDTEWVISLGDAFARQYDLYAISDGHAALLHRCLGMLLQKVDDRVYVSEKIDWMCGHSSMSIPINRLGLAQGIGLVAASHLDTVLEKLKNILDNAGLSALQRFLSFFSFGAKVEDVDDTYAALALMYGYAARYAPSTVIEARINALVGTNMLGRLLHVQNPTAKQAVITAIDLLGRAVISAAVTGISFPLKRRDQLLEYVLTLMGRDQSNDLTDFNSELLYTQSVALSACTTLVSLEPRLPMETRNRVMKATLGFFALPTEPSSIVESLITNLIILLGAILLTSGEDGRSRAEQLLHILRQLDPYASSSLEHQRRRGCIAVQEVLIRFRNLCSGGFGALGSYPSFTMNKQIDQGGSRSLSSLPSAFVLPSRDSLSLGERIMAYLPRCADTDAEVRKAAIQIIALFFNISLSLPKQKAYANDIDLESSYSALSSLEELVSIVRREASVDQMEVFQSVVSSVCILLSKDELVVLLHSCTLATCDKVKQSADASIQAIIMFITRRGKELREPDVSRTTQSLLSSAVSFTDKDSRQEVLNAISCLAENTNHIVVFDEVLSVAGRDICTKDIPRIRGGWAIQDVFYAFSQHKELALLFLEYTLSILHKEPVTVNSSEKGETTSESSADDCILQATMFALNAFMRGGGKIGKQAVEKSYPSVLSGLILKLGSLHGLAELGRNELLRSLLVAFQSFCECVGDVEMGKIFARDGEQTEKDKWMDLVQEVACSSSVKRPKEVLPTCVILSKALNRNQRAEREAAAAALSEFIRHIEEELTLLEQLVEELCQHVSDDSPTVRSLCLRGLVQIPESHMLKYIQQVLGVILALLEDPNESVQLTAVQCLLTVLNLSEQDAVDPILINLLIRLRNLQVSMNTKMRSNAFAAYGALSAYGVGLQRTAFIEQIHATLPRLILHLHDDDLSVRLACRNTFQLLAPLMEVDGLSLLLSKQYFTSDRRSDYEDFIRDLARQLCRLSPARVDSYLESAIQAFDAPWPVIRANAVCLVSCMLSFLDDQRFIAPYFSQVFATLVGRMSQSPDAIVRAAASSALGILIERSNMLRSLISRFERAESSRNSQGGDSNAKAPSELQEETGGSPNDVQVEQYR; encoded by the exons GTGCGGTCATCCTCTGTGGAGGCTTTGGGAGAAATGGTTGGCCTGGTCACTAGATCACAGTTGAAATCAGCACTGCCAAGGATTATACCAACAATGTTGGATCT ATGTAGGAAAGATCAAGAAGTTGCTTTTGTTGCGTCTCACAGTCTTCATAACCTTCTTAATGCATCGTTATTGTCTGAAAGTGGCCCGCCTTTACTTGATTTTGAG GAGCTTACTGTTATCTTAGTTACGCTTCTTCCATTAGTATCTGTCAATAACGGCAAAGATGAGCATTATGCTTCAAAGGGATTGAAG ACATACAATGAGCTCCAGCGTTGCTTTTTGGTAATTGGTTTAGCATATCCTGAGGATCTTTGCATGTTCCTTTTGAAT AAATgcaagtcaaaagatgaagcatcTATTGTTGGGGCGCTTAGTACAATAAAACACCTATTGCCCAG ATTGTTGGAATCATGGCATACTAAACAAGCACCGCTGGTTGAAATCGTGAAATCACTTCTAGAGCACCAGAGCTTGGCGATACGTATGACGCTAGCTGAG CTGATTGTTGTTATGGCTTCACACTGCTATTTAAGTGGACAACCTGCTGAGTTGGCAGTTGAGTTCCTGGTGCGGCATAGTGCTATAACTGATGAAGATCTAAATGATCTTGGCACTCTGAAAAATGAGTATTTCCAGGACAAAAGATTTGAg ATGAAAGTAAGTCTTGCTGGCTTAGCAGAACTAAGAGCTATATGTGAAAAGGGTTTACTTTTATTAGCGATCACCATTCCTGAAATGGAG CTTGTTCTATGGCCATTCATCTTGAAGTTGATAATCCCAAAGAAGTATACGGGTGCAGTAGCTACG GTATGCAAATGCATAACTGAGTTGTGTAGGCATAAATTGTCACAGACAAACCCACTATATACTGAATTTAATGCCTCAAATGAAACCCCGAATCCTGAG GACTTGTTTGCTCGTTTGGTTGTGCTTCTGCATAATCCACTTGCTAGGGGCCAACTGGCCACCCAGATCCTGACG GTTCTGTGCTACTTGGGTCCACTTTTTCCCAGAAACCTTTCTTTATTTTGGCAAGATGAG GTCCCTAAGATGAAAGCTTACATCAGTGACCCTGAAGACCTTAAGCAAGATAGCACATACCAGGAAATATGGGATGACATGATAATAAAT TTTTTATCAGAATCTTTGGATGTTGTGAATGACACTGAGTGGGTCATTTCTTTGGGTGATGCATTTGCACGGCAGTATGATCTGTATGCTATATCAGATGGACACGCTGCTTTACTGCACAG GTGCTTAGGAATGCTTCTTCAGAAGGTTGATGATAGGGTTTATGTCAGTGAGAAGATTGATTGGATGTGTGGACACTCAAGCATGTCTATTCCTATTAATCGCCTTGGACTTGCACAAGGCATCGGGCTG GTTGCAGCATCTCATTTGGATACAGTGCTGGAAAAACTGAAGAACATACTAGACAATGCAGGGCTAAGTGCTCTCCAGAG GTTCCTCTCATTTTTCTcatttggtgcaaaagtggaAGATGTGGATGACACATACGCAGCCTTGGCTTTGATGTATGGTTATGCTGCAAGATATGCTCCATCAACTGTTATTGAAGCCAGAATTAATGCACTTGTG GGGACCAATATGCTTGGAAGGTTGCTTCATGTTCAGAATCCTACTGCAAAGCAAGCTGTGATTACTGCAAtcgaccttttag GCCGAGCTGTTATTAGCGCTGCTGTTACGGGAATCTCATTCCCACTGAAACGAAGAGATCAGTTGCTGGAGTATGTTTTAACTCTAATGGGTAGGGATCAAAGTAATGATCTCACTGATTTCAACTCTGAGCTTTTGTACACACAG AGTGTTGCTTTAAGTGCCTGTACTACTCTGGTTTCACTAGAACCAAGATTACCTATGGAAACAAGAAACCGTGTCATGAAG GCAACATTAGGTTTTTTTGCATTGCCAACAGAGCCCTCAAGCATTGTTGAGAGTCTCATCACAAACCTCATTATTCTGTTAGGTGCCATTCTACTTACAAG TGGTGAAGATGGTCGAAGTCGAGCAGAACAGTTGCTGCATATTCTTAGGCAGCTTGATCCATATGCATCGTCATCTTTGGAACaccaaagaagaagaggatgcattGCTGTACAGGAGGTGCTAATAAGGTTCCGCAATCTTTGTTCTGGTGGATTCGGTGCATTGGGATCCTATCCATCTTTCACAATGAACAAGCAAATTGATCAAGGAGGGAGTAGGAGCTTGTCAAGTTTGCCCT CTGCATTTGTGTTGCCTAGCCGAGATTCTTTAAGCTTGGGAGAGAGGATAATGGCGTACCTTCCTCGTTGTGCTGATACAGACGCTGAAGTTAGGAAAGCTGCAATTCAG ATCATTGCACTCTTCTTCAACATTTCATTGTCACTTCCGAAGCAGAAGGCATATGCTAATGATATTGATCTGGAATCCTCATATAGTGCTTTGTCCTCCCTCGAGGAGTTAGTCTCTATCGTCAGAAGG GAGGCATCTGTTGACCAGATGGAAGTATTTCAGAGTGTTGTTTCGTCAGTGTGTATTCTATTATCAAAGGATGAG CTGGTTGTCTTGCTACACTCTTGCACGCTGGCAACATGTGATAAGGTAAAGCAGTCAGCAGATGCTTCCATTCAAGCTATTATCATGTTTATTACCAGAAGAGGCAAGGAGCTACGTGAACCTGATGTCTCGAG GACAACTCAATCTTTACTCTCATCTGCTGTTTCTTTTACTGACAAGGACTCACGCCAAGAGGTTCTGAATGCT ATATCATGCCTAGCAGAAAACACCAATCACATTGTGGTCTTTGATGAAGTTCTATCTGTTGCTGGAAGGGATATTTGTACAAAAGACATTCCAAGGATTCGTGGAGGCTGGGCGATACAGGATGTTTTTTAT GCATTTTCCCAGCATAAGGAGCTTGCACTTCTCTTCCTCGAATACACTTTATCTATACTTCACAAAGAACCTGTCACAGTAAACAGTTCAGAGAAAGGGGAAACCACCTCTGAGTCATCAGCTGATGACTGTATCCTACAAGCAACTATGTTTGCTCTCAATGCATTTATGAG AGGTGGTGGGAAAATTGGAAAACAAGCAGTTGAGAAAAGTTACCCTTCTGTTCTTTCTGGCCTTATACTAAAACTGGGAAGTCTTCATGGTCTTGCTGAGTTGGGCCGAAATGAACTTCTGCG ATCATTGTTAGTTGCATTTCAGTCATTTTGCGAGTGTGTTGGTGATGTAGAAATGGGAAAG ATATTTGCTCGAGATGGAGAACAAACTGAGAAGGATAAGTGGATGGATCTTGTTCAAGAGGTTGCTTGTAGTTCCTCAGTAAAACGACCAAAAGAG GTTCTGCCAACTTGTGTTATCTTGAGTAAAGCTCTTAACAGAAATCAGAGGGCTGAaagggaggctgctgctgctgcactaTCAGAATTTATACGCCACAT TGAAGAAGAACTTACATTGCTTGAACAATTGGTCGAGGAATTGTGTCAACATGTCTCTGATGATTCACCAACTGTCAGGAGTCTCTGTTTGCGTGGACTTGTGCAG ATTCCTGAGAGCCACATGCTTAAATACATCCAACAAGTTTTAGGAGTAATATTAGCACTACTTGAAGACCCCAACGAGTCTGTTCAATTAACTGCTGTACAATGCTTGTTAACT GTTCTTAATTTGTCAGAACAAGACGCTGTTGACCCCATCTTAATAAATCTCTTAATAAGGCTGCGGAATCTCCAG GTCTCAATGAATACGAAAATGAGGTCCAATGCATTTGCAGCTTATGGTGCTTTAAGTGCCTATGGCGTAGGTTTGCAGCGGACTGCTTTTATTGAGCAG ATACATGCCACCCTTCCCCGTCTGATCCTCCATCTTCACGATGATGACCTAAGTGTTCGACTTGCCTGTCGG AACACATTTCAGCTCCTTGCCCCATTGATGGAAGTAGATGGTTTGTCTTTGCTCCTCAGCAAGCAGTATTTTACTTCGGATCGCCG TTCCGATTATGAGGACTTCATTAGGGACTTAGCGAGACAACTTTGCCGACTGTCTCCTGCCAGAGTTGACAGCTACCTAGAATCTGCTATCCAG GCATTTGATGCACCTTGGCCGGTCATAAGAGCAAATGCAGTTTGTTTGGTGAGTTGCATGCTATCCTTTTTGGATGATCAACGCTTCATCGCCCCTTATTTCTCCCAG GTGTTTGCTACGTTGGTTGGTAGAATGAGCCAATCACCAGATGCTATTGTTCGGGCGGCAGCATCTTCAGCGCTGGGGATTCTAATAGAGAGGTCTAACATGCTGAGGTCATTGATCTCACGATTTGAGCGAGCAGAATCATCACGCAATTCGCAGGGTGGGGATTCTAATGCCAAGGCACCATCAGAACTTCAGGAAGAGACAGGAGGAAGTCCAAATGATGTGCAAGTAGAGCAATATAGGTGA